In Haematobia irritans isolate KBUSLIRL chromosome 1, ASM5000362v1, whole genome shotgun sequence, a genomic segment contains:
- the LOC142233374 gene encoding uncharacterized protein LOC142233374: protein MAATLPESEDDVPMLDEEREINSSIAPLADEHTISTTTDSAILADNVATATNKKPFTTASGVPPGELFVASPPHITLGCKVVFNCLLTLRVLDTRLFRVKFFKKNFNNNDRA from the coding sequence ATGGCTGCTACCCTTCCAGAGTCTGAGGACGACGTCCCCATGTTGGATGAGGAACGGGAGATTAATTCTAGCATCGCACCCCTTGCCGATGAACATACCATCAGTACGACTACTGATTCTGCCATTCTGGCCGACAATGTTGCAACAGCAACCAATAAAAAACCGTTCACGACGGCTTCTGGGGTTCCTCCAGGAGAATTGTTTGTGGCTTCGCCACCCCATATCACACTTGGGTGTAAGGTAGTCTTCAACTGCCTTCTGACTTTACGAGTCCTCGACACCCGGctcttccgagtcaaattttttaaaaaaaattttaataacaacgaTCGGGCTTGA